The genomic stretch GTATTCTCAAACTTGCTGATAAATATAGCATTGATACTAGATATGCCAAACAAGTTGCTGACCATGCTCTCAGTCTCTTTGATCAAACTAAGGGAATCTTCCATGAATGGGGCGATGATGAGCGCCATTTACTCTGGGCGGCGGCGATGCTACATAACTCAGGGCATCACATTAGCCATGATGCTCACCACAAGCATTCCTATTATCTAATTCGTAATGGGGAGTTGTTGGGATATACCGAGTCCGAGATTGAGGCGATCTCTAATCTTGCTCGCTATCACCGCAAAAGTGAACCGAAGAAAAAACATGATAACTTTCAACGTTTAGGTAATGAGCGTCTGAAGTTATTTGTCCGTCAAGCCAGTACTTTTTTGCGTTTAGCCACAGCGTTAGATCGTCGCAAAATTGGAGCGATCGCCGAGATTCGGGTGGTTTGCAATCCGCGTACTCGTGCTTGCAACTTGCAACTCACTCCCCAACAAGCTAACGATCCCTGCACACTAGAACTTTGGAGCCTTGATTATAAAAAACAACCCTTTGAAGCACAGTTTAACGTTACGCTGTCAGTATCTTTAGAGTAGATGGGGGTTGGTGCTTTGCGCTAACCCTATAGTCAGGTTATGGAAGGGTCTCTCTCTTTAATCATAATTATTGCGATCGTGGCAGGGATTGCTGCTCGTGTCATTGCGAACTTCTTTCGTGTGCCGAGTATTGTGTTCCTACTGCTATTTGGTGTGGCTTTGGGGGGCAATGGGTTAAACCTAGTCCACCCAAGACTCTTAGGAGATGGTTTAGAAGCGATCGTATCTATTTCCGTTGCCCTAATTCTCTTTGATGGGGGGTTAAATCTCAAACTGCAAGAACTGGGTAAAGTTTCTGCGAGTTTACGCAATTTGATTACTATTGGTACGCTGATTACTCTAATTGGAGGTGGCATCGCTGCCTATTGGTTAAGTGAATTCCCTTGGACGATCGCTTTTTTATATGCTGCTCTGGTGGTCGTAACTGGGCCCACAGTCATTAATCCGATTGTCGAAGAGGTGGGACTAGATCGCCGCCTTGCCACGATTCTAGAAGGAGAGGGAGTACTAATTGATGCGATCGGCTCAGTATTAGCGGTTGTAGTTTTGGATGTAGCTTTAAACCCTGCGGCAGGAGCCTTTGAAGTCGTAAGTGATCTTGGTTTGCGCTTAGGTGTGGGCGGTTTGCTTGGGGCGATCGCGGGATGGCTATTAGGCAAGTTTTTGCAATGGGCGACATTTCTGGCGGAAGATACGAAAAGTGCAGTAGTGGTTGCCGCAGTGTTAGGACTCTTTGGCATTGCCCAAGAAATTCAAAGCGAATCGGGCTTAACTGCCGTGGTAGTGATGGGGATTATCCTCCGTGCTTCCGAGATTCCCAATAGTCGAGACCTACTCAAATTCAAAAGTCAACTAGTGGCTTTGATTGTCTCCGTTCTTTTCATTCTGCTATCTGCCAATCTTTCCATTCCTAGTATCTTCGCTCTGGGGTGGGGCGGGGTACAGACAGTGCTATTTATGATGTTTATTGTCCGCCCGATCAATGTCGTTGTCAGCACATGGAATAGCAGCTTCACATGGCGACAAAAAGCTTTTTTATCATGGTGTGCGCCAAGGGGAATTGTGGCAGCTTCCGTTGCCTCACTCTTCTCGATATTATTAACGGAACGGGGAGTCAATGGTGGTGAATCAATTAAGGCGCTAGTTTTCCTCACCATCGCCATGACTGTGTTTTTGCAAGGTCTATCGGCGAAGCTAGTGGCGAAACTGTTAGGGTTGAATCAAGGTGATATCTCTGGCTTAGTGATCGTGGGCAGTAATCCTATTGGTATTCTCGTAGCACGGCTCTTTCAAGCTAATGGGCAGAGGGTGGCTTTGATTGATACTAATGCTGAACTTTGTAAACAAGCTGCCGAATATGGTATTCCCGCCTTTGTCAGTAATGGGCTGGATGCGAAATCCTTAGCTGAAGCAGGACTAGACTCGGTGGGAACCTTTGTGGCGCTAACGATTAATACCGATGTGAATATTGTGATTGCTCAACTAGCAATTAAAGAATTTAATCCCCCGAAAGTATTGGCAATTTATGTCAAGGAGACTGAAAGCGATCGCAATGGAAAAAATGAAGTGCAGCAAGCCTTTAGCTTCCGTGTTCCTATTAAAACTTGGAATCAATATATTCTACAACGGGAAGTCAGGGTGGGAGAATTTCTTCTTACTGCCGAAGAATTG from Pseudanabaena sp. Chao 1811 encodes the following:
- a CDS encoding cation:proton antiporter, yielding MEGSLSLIIIIAIVAGIAARVIANFFRVPSIVFLLLFGVALGGNGLNLVHPRLLGDGLEAIVSISVALILFDGGLNLKLQELGKVSASLRNLITIGTLITLIGGGIAAYWLSEFPWTIAFLYAALVVVTGPTVINPIVEEVGLDRRLATILEGEGVLIDAIGSVLAVVVLDVALNPAAGAFEVVSDLGLRLGVGGLLGAIAGWLLGKFLQWATFLAEDTKSAVVVAAVLGLFGIAQEIQSESGLTAVVVMGIILRASEIPNSRDLLKFKSQLVALIVSVLFILLSANLSIPSIFALGWGGVQTVLFMMFIVRPINVVVSTWNSSFTWRQKAFLSWCAPRGIVAASVASLFSILLTERGVNGGESIKALVFLTIAMTVFLQGLSAKLVAKLLGLNQGDISGLVIVGSNPIGILVARLFQANGQRVALIDTNAELCKQAAEYGIPAFVSNGLDAKSLAEAGLDSVGTFVALTINTDVNIVIAQLAIKEFNPPKVLAIYVKETESDRNGKNEVQQAFSFRVPIKTWNQYILQREVRVGEFLLTAEELEEQLNRFNTLFNAGILLPLLFERKGQLQIVAADMTWEKGDRIVYLLYTPKTLPPAEFAVLPPNTLDITPVVLSDLDIAQKTSDSNSSSSQNSRSNAKNNGKNGENSSNPDYFLKMAKDILNGRS